Within Verrucomicrobiia bacterium, the genomic segment TTGCGATGATGCCCCCGGAACTATTTGCCCGGTTCGTCACACGTCCAAATTGCATCAAGCGAGAGAGGAGATTTCTGTGGGCGAGAGCGCCAGGGATCAGAAGACCGGCATAGCCCCCATGCTCTCGGTCCGTAAAGCCGCGAGGGCCATTGAGTTCTACAAGGCCGCGTTCGGAGCCGGCGAGTTGTTCCGCATCGACAGCGAGAGTGGAGCGGTGGTCGCCCGGCTGTCCATGGGGGCAGCCGAATTCTGGGTCGCCGACGAATCTCCCGAGCACAAAAACTTCAGCCCCGAATCTCTCGGCGGCGGCACGGTGCGGATGGTCATGACTGTGGAAGATCCGGATGCCGCATTCGACCGGGCCGTCGCCGCTGGCGCCACCGTGGTTTGGCCCGTCAGCAACCAGTATGGTTGGCGTTTAGGACGAATCGTCGATCCGTTCGGACACCATTGGGAAATCGGCAAGCCTTTGTCAGAAGGCCGATGACGCCAGCAGTTACAAGGCGGTTGCGGTGTGTTTTTCTATCAATCGTTAATCGATATTTTTGCTGGACGCGGTATGCGAGAAGAGATGTGATCGCCGCAGTTCTTTGACAGGGAGTCTGCTCCGCAAGGGCGCCAGGAAGCACCAAAATGGAGCGGTTATTTCGGACGGAGGAAGGGGCGTGAAAACATGTGTTTCTACGAAACGAACCGGATTGGTTTTCGCGATAATCTGATCGCATCCTCCGCAACTACAGCACTTTATGGCGATCTTGCGGAATTTTTGAATCCGGTTCGTTTGGTGAGAAAATGGCGAGTTGGACGGTCCGGGAGCTTGGGAAATTTCTTGTGCGTTGAGCCTCTTTCCGGTACATTCGCACCCGGAATTTGGCGAGGTAACCGACTGAGTGCCTAGAGAAGCACCTCTCCCTGACAATGAAGGATCTTATGGACAAGAAACATTATTTATTTTCGTCGGAATCGGTGACGGAGGGTCACCCGGACAAGGTTTGCGACACGATTTCGGACGCGGTGTTGGACGCGTGCTTGAAGCAGGACCCGAAGAGTCGCGTGGCCTGCGAGACGCTTGCCAAATCAAACCTCGTGGTGCTTGCCGGCGAGATCACAACCAAGGCGCACCTGGATTATTGCCAGATCGTGCGCGGCGCGATCCGCGAGATCGGTTACACGAAGGACGTGAGCGCGGTGTTCAATGACGAGGATTGCCAGGTCCTCTGCGCGCTCGTGAAGCAAAGTCCGGACATTGCGCAGGGCGTGGATGACAAAGCGGCGGAAGGCAAAGCCACCGCCGAACAGGGCGCGGGCGACCAGGGATTGATGTTTGGGTTCGCTTGCACGGAGACGCCGGAACTGATGCCGGCGCCGATCATGTACGCGCACAAGCTCGGGTTGAAACTTTCCAAGGCGCGGAAGAGCGGTGCGATCAAATGGCTGCGTCCCGACGGCAAGACGCAGGTCACCATCGAGTACGAGAACCACAAACCCATCCGTGTTCATACCGTCGTCATTTCCAACCAGCATGCGGACAACGTGAAGCACTCGGAGATTGCGGAAATCCTCATCGAAGAAATCATCAAGAAGGTCATCCCGAAGAACCTGCTCGACAAGGACACTCGCTACCTCATCAATCCCACGGGCCGGTTCGTCATCGGCGGGCCCGAAGGCGACAGCGGTCTGACGGGCCGCAAGATCATCGTGGACAGCTACGGCGGCATGGGGCGGCATGGCGGCGGGGCGTTCAGCGGCAAGGACCCGAGCAAAGTCGATCGCAGTGCCGCGTACATGGGCCGTTACGTCGCCAAGAACATTGTGGCGGCGGGTTTGGCCGAGCGCTGCGAAATCCAATTCGCATACGCCATCGGCTTTCCTGAGCCGGTTAGCGTGTTGGTCGAGACGTTTGGCACCAGCAAGGTGCCGCGCGAGAAGATCGAGAAGGCCGTGCTGGAGGTGTTCAGCTTCAAGCCCGCCAATATCATCAAGCAGTTGAACCTCCTACGCCCGATCTACGGTAAGACGACCAACTACGGTCATTTTGGCAAAATCGATGACCTGGAAGCACTTACGTGGGAGCGGACGGACAAAGCGGAAGCCTTGAAGAAAGCTGTTCACTAATTCCTGACAGTTGACGTGGGGTCGCATCTGGCCGAATTTGTAAAGCGGTTGACCGACGAGCTATGTCGACAGGTTACCGACGGAAGGTTAGGATCGCTGGAAGCTAATGAATGGGTTCGTCCGAGTTGTCTTGTCTGCAACTGGACTGGCGTGGGTTTGCGCCAATCGCAGGGTGCGACGTTTGACTGTTGCCGTGAATGCGCTCTGCTGCGTCTTCATTTTCTCCCTCGCCGCTACAGCTCGCGCTGCGTACCCCTCGCCTGCCGACTGGCGTAACGAAAACATCTATTTCATTTTCCTGGATCGGTTCTACGACGGCGATCCTTCCAACAACAATGTCGAAAGTGCGCACGGAGCGCCCTATTTGCCGGCTGACGCCCACGCCATCCATGGCGGCGATCTGAAAGGCGTCCAACAGAAGCTGGACTACATCAAGTCGCTTGGCGCCACGGCCATCTGGGTCACCCCGATTGTTTACAATGTTGGTGGTTCCGCATTTCACGGTTACGGGGCGCAGGATTTTTATCAACTGGCACCGCACTGGGGTAGCATGACCGACCTGTCGAATATGGTCAGCGCGGCGCATTCCCGTGGGATCAAGGTCGTCCTGGACATCGTCTGCAACCACAGCGGCGATCTTATTGACAGCGGCGATTCCGGCTACCCGGCCTTCCTGGCGCCGCCATCCGGCTACAACATGCGCTACAAGAACGTGGCCAACCAGCACGCCTTTCCCTTCAACATTACCAATGCGACGCCGCCGACCTTCACATCCATCTTTCACAACAACGGCGCGATTGATACCTACAGCCTCACCCAACACGTCGTGCTCGGGGAATTGTCGAGCCTGGACGACTTCGCCACCGAGACGACCTATGTCCGCACCAACATGGCCAACGTCTACGAGTATTGGATCGGCGCGGGCGACTTCGATGGCTTCCGCATCGATACGGTAAAGCATGTGGATTATGGTTTCTGGCAGTACTGGTGCCCGCAGATCCACCAGTATGCAACTTCCATCGGTAAATCGAATTTCTTCATGTTCGGCGAAGTTTTCAATGGCAACCTCAGCGACGACCCCTTCGTCGGCTCTTACACCGGTACGGAGGGGGGCGGCCCGTTCAAACTCGACGCAACACTGGATTACGTGTTGTATGGCCAGATCGGCTCGGTGTTCGGAACTGCTTCGGGCAACACAGTGGGGATCCAGACCCATTACAATCAAATCGCCCCCAATTACGACACCAACTCCTGGTATCGACTCGTCACCTTTCTGGATAATCACGACAACCCACGCTTCCTGAGTTCCAGCGAGGCCAATGACAACACCAACCGCCTCACCGTCGCGCTGGAATTTCTCTACACTTCGCGGGGTATTCCGTGCCTGTACTACGGTACGGAACAGGCCTTCGACGGTACGACCGACCCGAACAATCGCGAGGACATGTTCGACGGCCAGTTCGAGCAAGGCCCGTCGCTCGGCGACAATTTCAACGAGACGCACCCGCTGTTTCAACTCGTCGCCAAGCTCAATAATTTCCGCCGCCTCTATCCCGCATTACGCACCGGCGTGCACAACAACAGTTGGACCAATTCGGCCGGGCCGGGCCTTTTCGCCTACTCGCGCGTGCTGAGTAATCAGGAAGTCTTCGTCGTCTTCAACACTGCCTCTTCCAGTCAGTCACTCCCCAGTCGTCCTTCTTTGTATGCACCGGGCACCGTCCTGGTCAACCTGCTCAACACGAATGAAACCATTGTGGTCACCTCTTCCACGACCAACATCACGCCCGTGATCTCCGTCCCCAGCACCACCGCCAAGATCTTCATCGCGCAATCGCTGGTGCAACCGCTTGATCCCGTCGTCATCAGCCAAAGTCCGACGCATGCGTCGACGAATGTTTCGACGGCAGCCCGTCTGGTTTTGGCATTCAGCAAACCGATGGACACCAACTCCGTGCAGGCAGCACTTTCTCTGACACCGGCGACGTCGGGCGCTTTCACCTGGTCCGCGTTGCACGACACCATGACCTTCACTCCCGGCACAACCTGGCCGACGTTTACGACCAATCTGGTCCACCTTGGCACCAACGCGATGGATTCCGTCAATGGCAACACGATCTTCGCGCCGTTTGACACCTACTTCGTCACCTCTACCAACATCGTCGCCGACCTTACCCCACCCGGCGTGGCGCTCAATTTCCCTATCAACGGTTCGACCGTGTCGGGCACCACACTGGTCTCAGGGACCGCCTCGGACAACGTCGCCGTCACGAAAGTCGAGGTGAACGTCGATAGCGGCACGTGGAGCACCGCCTCGGGCACCACGAGCTGGTCTTTCTCACTCAACACGCAGAATCTGCTCAACGGCCAGCACACAATCTTCGCGCGCGCGACCGATATTTCCGGCAATCTCTCCAGCGTCCCGTCCGTTACGGTCCGCGTCTTCAATGTGCCCGGGAGTTACCTCGCGCGCATCAGCGCCGGCGATCCTGTCAATGCCACCAACTGCGACAGCACCGTCTGGATCAAGGATCAAGCCTATGCGCTTGGCTCGTTTGGCTACTCCGGCACCACGGCCACCGGCTTTGTTAACAATGCGATCACGGGGATCTGCACAAACGCGTGGCGCCTCTATCAATGGGAACGTTACAGCCAGTCCGCGGGCGGCTACAGCTACCTCTTCGACTGCCCGGCGGGCGTCTATGAAACCACGTTGCTCGAAGTGGAAACGTTCTGGAGCGC encodes:
- a CDS encoding alpha-amylase family glycosyl hydrolase — encoded protein: MRRLTVAVNALCCVFIFSLAATARAAYPSPADWRNENIYFIFLDRFYDGDPSNNNVESAHGAPYLPADAHAIHGGDLKGVQQKLDYIKSLGATAIWVTPIVYNVGGSAFHGYGAQDFYQLAPHWGSMTDLSNMVSAAHSRGIKVVLDIVCNHSGDLIDSGDSGYPAFLAPPSGYNMRYKNVANQHAFPFNITNATPPTFTSIFHNNGAIDTYSLTQHVVLGELSSLDDFATETTYVRTNMANVYEYWIGAGDFDGFRIDTVKHVDYGFWQYWCPQIHQYATSIGKSNFFMFGEVFNGNLSDDPFVGSYTGTEGGGPFKLDATLDYVLYGQIGSVFGTASGNTVGIQTHYNQIAPNYDTNSWYRLVTFLDNHDNPRFLSSSEANDNTNRLTVALEFLYTSRGIPCLYYGTEQAFDGTTDPNNREDMFDGQFEQGPSLGDNFNETHPLFQLVAKLNNFRRLYPALRTGVHNNSWTNSAGPGLFAYSRVLSNQEVFVVFNTASSSQSLPSRPSLYAPGTVLVNLLNTNETIVVTSSTTNITPVISVPSTTAKIFIAQSLVQPLDPVVISQSPTHASTNVSTAARLVLAFSKPMDTNSVQAALSLTPATSGAFTWSALHDTMTFTPGTTWPTFTTNLVHLGTNAMDSVNGNTIFAPFDTYFVTSTNIVADLTPPGVALNFPINGSTVSGTTLVSGTASDNVAVTKVEVNVDSGTWSTASGTTSWSFSLNTQNLLNGQHTIFARATDISGNLSSVPSVTVRVFNVPGSYLARISAGDPVNATNCDSTVWIKDQAYALGSFGYSGTTATGFVNNAITGICTNAWRLYQWERYSQSAGGYSYLFDCPAGVYETTLLEVETFWSATNQRVFNVFIEGQQVLTNFDIFAAAGGKNIPVTRVFTNAVADAQLKIDFVPVTDNARASGIQVRKIADLDSDSDGIPDWWMLAYFNHATGQSGDNSLANQDADGDGISNLQEFLAGTDPTDPNSAFRITNISIVGDDVAVTWSTQPNKTNQLERSSVLGTNASWFNVGPLTIGTGSPVTQTDFGAATNPPAFYRVLLVP
- the metK gene encoding methionine adenosyltransferase encodes the protein MDKKHYLFSSESVTEGHPDKVCDTISDAVLDACLKQDPKSRVACETLAKSNLVVLAGEITTKAHLDYCQIVRGAIREIGYTKDVSAVFNDEDCQVLCALVKQSPDIAQGVDDKAAEGKATAEQGAGDQGLMFGFACTETPELMPAPIMYAHKLGLKLSKARKSGAIKWLRPDGKTQVTIEYENHKPIRVHTVVISNQHADNVKHSEIAEILIEEIIKKVIPKNLLDKDTRYLINPTGRFVIGGPEGDSGLTGRKIIVDSYGGMGRHGGGAFSGKDPSKVDRSAAYMGRYVAKNIVAAGLAERCEIQFAYAIGFPEPVSVLVETFGTSKVPREKIEKAVLEVFSFKPANIIKQLNLLRPIYGKTTNYGHFGKIDDLEALTWERTDKAEALKKAVH
- a CDS encoding VOC family protein codes for the protein CDDAPGTICPVRHTSKLHQAREEISVGESARDQKTGIAPMLSVRKAARAIEFYKAAFGAGELFRIDSESGAVVARLSMGAAEFWVADESPEHKNFSPESLGGGTVRMVMTVEDPDAAFDRAVAAGATVVWPVSNQYGWRLGRIVDPFGHHWEIGKPLSEGR